ATTCGCACCATAACAAACTTTAAATATTAACATAGAAACTTATTAATTAGATCTCGCGCTAATTAAAAATTGCAATCCCAATTTTGACTCTCGGTTGACAATCAAATTATGATTTTAGAGGATAAGGTATGATGCCTACTTTTCGCCAAATGAAATTCATGTTTTTGATATCAACCATGCTCGTCAGTTTGACCGCCGCGAATGCCACAACCCGGCAAACCGAATCTGAGGATCGTAAACCGGTCACTCCAAAAGATTATGGCAAATGGGAAACACTCTCCCGCGGTGCGTTGTCGCCGGATGGGAATTGGCTTATCTATTCGATCCGAAGAAATAATGACAAAAACGAATTGCGACTTCATAATCTAAAGGACGAATCTCAAAAGGTATTAGCGCAAGGCACGAATCCCGAGTTTTCTAAAGACAGCCAGTGGCTCGGTTATTTGATTGAAGTGTCTGCCGAAGAAAGCAAGAAACTCAAGAAGAAAAAGAAGCCGGTTCACACCAAGTTCGGACTGCTCGGTCTCGCTAGTGAAGATAGCGCCGTAATAAAAGATGTAGCATCTTTTGCCTTTAGCGGTAACAGCCAGTTTGTAGCTATGAAGCATTATGCACTGAAAGGAAAAAAGAGCAAGGGCGCCGACCTTGTAGTGCGCGATTTGCAAACAGGGAGAGATTTCAACTTTGGTAATGTTTCTGAGTACCAATGGCGGGAAGAAGGCGCGCAGCTTGCCCTGATCATAGATGCCGAGGGCCAGGCTGGTAACGGGATTCAGCTTTTCAATGCGGCGACAGGCCAACTCAAAATCCTCGACAGTAAAGCGGCTGAATACAAAGGGCTAACCTGGCGCAAGAAAGGCGACGATCTGGCTGCCTTCCGTGTTGAAAAAAATGAAGATTATGAAGACTCGACCCATGTCATCATCGCCTGGCAGAAACTCGCCGGCAAAGCGCCGGTCGCGAATATCTTCGACCCCGAAAAAATAGAAGGTTTTCCTACAGCCACTCGAATCGTCAACACAAGACAACTTGAATGGACCAAAGATGGAAAATCTCTCTTTTTTGCTACAAAGGAATGGCAAAAAAAACCTCCGAAAGTGGATGAAGCAAAGGATGATTCTACCAAAACAGAAAATCCCGATAGTGTCAAAATCGAAGAACCACCCGACCTGCAGATCTGGCACAGCAAGGATGTTCGTATTATTCCCGAACAGCAGCAGCGGGCGGAGAAACGACGCGAGGATGCCCACCTGGCGGTCTGGCATATCAAAGAAAACAAATTTGTGCAACTTGGGGATGACCTCACGGAGCGCACCCGGGTTCAGGATGATATAGCCATCGTACTTGGGCTCGATTCGACGCCTTACGAATTCGAAGGCATGTTCGGACGGCCGAAATTTGATGCCTACGCCATCGATATTCATTCCGGTGAAAAACAGAAGTTCCTGATGCGGGTGAACCACCTTTATTCCATCAGCCCGGATGGGAAAAATATCGTCTATTTAAAAGACGATCACTACCACACCTACAATTTTAAATCAGCAAAAGATCGAAACCTCACGGCGGACATAGGAGTCTCCTTCGTCAATAAAGAAGACGATCACCCGGTAGAACAAAAGCCACCCTATCGGTTTGTTGCTTGGGCTAAAGACGGCAAGTCATTTTTTGCTAATGCTAAATATGATGTGTGGCAGCTCTGGGCGGATGGCTCCAAAAGCAGGAAAGTAACCGATGGCGAAGCTGAAAAAGTTATCCACCGCTATGTACGGCTGGATCCGGAGGAAGAAACCATTGACGTCAAAAAGCCGATGTATTTGAGCCTGTATGGTGAATGGAGCAAGAAATATGGTTACGCCAGCGTGATTCCCGGCAAAGAGCCAAAAAACCTGGTTTGGCAGGAGGCCAATGTTGCTAATCTGATAAAGGCAAAAAAGGCCAAAACTTTTGCCTATGTGATCCAGAACTTCGACGATTCTCCTGATTATTTTGTCGCTCCCAGAGACTTTGCCAAAAGCAAGCAGGTATCCAACACCAATCCGTTTCAAAAGGATTATGCCTGGGGAAAATCCGAGCTGATTGAATACACCAACGCCAACGGCCGCAAGTTGCAGGGCGCGCTGTTTTACCCGGCCGATTACCAGCCCGGGGAAAAATATCCCATGATCACCTACATCTATGAAATACGCTCTCACATGGTGCGCCGTTATGCTGTGCCCTCGCAGCGTAACTATTACAATCATAGCGTCTTTACCAGCGAGGGATATTTTGTGCTACAACCAGACATCGTCTTTGACAGTGGCGATCCCGGTATCTCATCGGTGCGAACCATAGAGATCGCGGTTAAAAAAGTGATTGACATGGGGCTGGTGGATGAAAAACGTATCGGTCTGGCCGGGCATTCCTGGGGCGGCTACCAGGCGGCTTTTGCGGTAACGCAAACGGACATTTTTGCGGCCGCTATTGCCGGCGCCGGGCTGACGGATTTCTTCAGCATGTACGGCATGGTGGGCTGGGCATTTGGTGGTACCCCGGAAAACCTTCATTTTGAGGTGAGCCAGGAGCGTATGATGAAACCGCCGTGGAAAGATATCGATGGTTATGTGCGCAACTCGCCGGTGATGAATGTGGAAAATCTCAACACGCCCCTGCTTTTCGAGGTCGGTGACAACGACCGCAATGTGGACTGGCGCCAGGGCATCGAGTATTACAACGCCGCCCGCCGGGAAGGAAAGCAAATGGTGCTGCTGGTCTATGCGAAAGAAGGCCATAGCCTGCGCCAGGACAAAAACCGCATCGACTACCACCGCCGTATTTTACACTGGTTTGGCCACTACCTAAAAGACGAGCCGGCTGAACAGTGGATCGAGAGCGGCAT
This is a stretch of genomic DNA from candidate division KSB1 bacterium. It encodes these proteins:
- a CDS encoding S9 family peptidase, with protein sequence MMPTFRQMKFMFLISTMLVSLTAANATTRQTESEDRKPVTPKDYGKWETLSRGALSPDGNWLIYSIRRNNDKNELRLHNLKDESQKVLAQGTNPEFSKDSQWLGYLIEVSAEESKKLKKKKKPVHTKFGLLGLASEDSAVIKDVASFAFSGNSQFVAMKHYALKGKKSKGADLVVRDLQTGRDFNFGNVSEYQWREEGAQLALIIDAEGQAGNGIQLFNAATGQLKILDSKAAEYKGLTWRKKGDDLAAFRVEKNEDYEDSTHVIIAWQKLAGKAPVANIFDPEKIEGFPTATRIVNTRQLEWTKDGKSLFFATKEWQKKPPKVDEAKDDSTKTENPDSVKIEEPPDLQIWHSKDVRIIPEQQQRAEKRREDAHLAVWHIKENKFVQLGDDLTERTRVQDDIAIVLGLDSTPYEFEGMFGRPKFDAYAIDIHSGEKQKFLMRVNHLYSISPDGKNIVYLKDDHYHTYNFKSAKDRNLTADIGVSFVNKEDDHPVEQKPPYRFVAWAKDGKSFFANAKYDVWQLWADGSKSRKVTDGEAEKVIHRYVRLDPEEETIDVKKPMYLSLYGEWSKKYGYASVIPGKEPKNLVWQEANVANLIKAKKAKTFAYVIQNFDDSPDYFVAPRDFAKSKQVSNTNPFQKDYAWGKSELIEYTNANGRKLQGALFYPADYQPGEKYPMITYIYEIRSHMVRRYAVPSQRNYYNHSVFTSEGYFVLQPDIVFDSGDPGISSVRTIEIAVKKVIDMGLVDEKRIGLAGHSWGGYQAAFAVTQTDIFAAAIAGAGLTDFFSMYGMVGWAFGGTPENLHFEVSQERMMKPPWKDIDGYVRNSPVMNVENLNTPLLFEVGDNDRNVDWRQGIEYYNAARREGKQMVLLVYAKEGHSLRQDKNRIDYHRRILHWFGHYLKDEPAEQWIESGIPYLEQQRLLKNWKKN